From Malaya genurostris strain Urasoe2022 chromosome 2, Malgen_1.1, whole genome shotgun sequence:
TTTCCCGTTTCAACCGTTCATGTTTTGTAAGGCTGGCTGttctaaaaaaaagtgtttttaacTAATACTTTATTTTGTccattactgatactttttgcaaatatcggaACACCAGTATTTTGTGTAATTTTCTCtcaaattgagattcattgaGCTGTTGGATGATAAAGACTttaagtttagtttagttttcgataaaaagacactttaaaccttctttttatcaaaataaaaaatggtttatttttgtaaactcattttaaatttttaaagtcaattCAATGTGGAAgattttcagtattttgattGGAAAATTCGAACGATTTTGTGAATAACACTTGAATAATACTTTTTTGTAGGCGACGTCATTTTTCGCCTCaaatatttgaagaaaaaaaatattgttaaaaaagtttagccgTTTTTTAAAAGACAGTCCAGATCAATGTTTGCAATGTGACATTTCAGGGCAAAGCCTACACGTCCAGAAAGTTTTATTCTAATCTGAGAAAATTCTGCCAGCGCGAATTTCGTCATATTTcagtcaattataaaatgaataattttcaataaacgactttatcaaaacaaattttcaagtaattatatacatatttccAGGCGTAAGAAAATTAATTATCATGTTCTGAAATCCCCTCTGAAATTTTTGTCTAGGTACGCGCCTGCACGTTCTCCTTgatatttgaagatttgtgcctttaccactttatgtctgcttagcggtttatgttaaactgctgggtggcataacagttcaacataagctgttatgcactgacgaagcgaagacgaaacataaagtaacacatggatcaataagttccgagactaaagcacagatggcgctcgtagtaaaccagtaagcacgtctttctagagtactaacctttgcttgaaacgggtcaaaattttaagtcgatccgaccagaaacagctgagttatcgaggttggagtaaagtcgttttgtagtttgtttaaaaaatggaaaaaaccgagtttcgtgttttgataaaacattgttttttaatgggtaaaaacatcgtgcaagcgaaacaatggattgaaaaatgttatccggactcttgtccatcaaaagcaacgatttgtcggtgattcgccgagtttaaacgtgacgcggaacgctcgggtagacctgtggaagccgttacactggaaaatgtgagtgaagtgacaaaaattataatgaaagatcgtaaagtgaagctccgtgagattgctgagatgacacacatatcatatggaagtgtatttactatccttcatgaaaaattgagcatgaaaaaggttttttccaagtgggtgccgcgattgctttcgatggtacAAAAACAGctacgagtcgatgattcagaaattcaacgaattgggctttgatctgctttcccaccccccatactcgccagatttagcccccagtgactactagctctttgctgatcttaaaaaatgctcctgggaaaaagatttgactcaaatgaggaggtcatcgctgaaactgaagcttattttgaagcgaaagataaattttttataaacatggtattgaaaaattggaaaaaacgttctaaccattgtatcaccctaaaaggtgattctgttgatgaataaaaaaaaatttgcaaaaaaaatgttgtttccattgttagtctcgggacttattgatccatgtgttatctaTTCATTGGAGAGCTTATTTAGTCGGTCCTTTTTAGGACCTAAACATAGATTCTGAATTGAAATTCTCTAAAATATACAAAACGGCCCGTGAATAGTCAATCAACCGATTTGCATCAAAGCCAACATTTGCTAGCATCGAAGCAGTTTAATAGATCGGTCCTTTTCAGGTCCAACAAATCGATTCTGAATCGAACTGAACTGCATCAAGTCGATTTCCTTGGGGCATCGTTTGCCGTACGCAAGGGGGAATTATTTTCTTCCTTTTGTTTTGGTTATCTTTCGCATTTTATaaatataacataaacattgttGTACATTAAAGAAGTTTAATTGAACGGGTCGGTTTTCGattttaaagaaaataaatttcatttaattcaattatatttttattattttctttaaaagcaTTCAATTGAATTGACTTATCGCTTATTAGCTATCATTTCATGATAAATCGATGCATGTTTCGATGGATTTTTTGGATCTTTTTCCAGAGCCGAAACTTTTCCATTCAAAtgttgattatagagacaaagaCTTTGTTTGAATAAAAGCTGGTTAATTCACCTCTTATGCACTATTTCGTTTAAGTTAGTTGAACGaaaacctgtgctcctgttactgctgTATAAGAAATTCACGTAACTAATAAGTAACTAAGAACTTTTCAAGCAGCATATTGAAACATGTTTTGCGATTGGAAGTTTACTTTTGTATTATTATCAatataattatttattattatttgaattcGGTTGTGTTTTGAAAACGTAATTTTCGTTCTTCCGTACGCGCTTTGTTTGCAAAGGCGGTAGCATTTGCTTTtgccgtaccagcacgtaccgatatgTATCGGttctgcatcgtcattttgtatgacggtttgaaagttttgagacTCATCGCCCTTCaaattcggaaccggaagtcggatctgtatgaaattgcacagtattttttaagACTATGAGAGTCTAAATGTGAATTAAgatttgtgaaagtcggtttaACCGTGGCTGAGAAATTTAAgttagttccgtttttggaacttTTCTACACTGTTATCGTTGCTTACGGAAACGGAAACCTGAGACCAGTAGtgtcaaagtaggtttatatatccactaactcacaagatctgcaaactagatgCATTTACCTGCAAGTTTTAGGCAAAATTGCACCTCGTTTTGccatcatttgtgaaaaaatactcatgaaattgacaatttttcatttatcgcgctgtaataacgGAAACttatcggggactttttaaagaattttaatacctttagtttacatcttagtttgtagaaatcgatggaaaaattttcgagaaaattatatgcGTATTTTCTCATTGATTTGCacaaattattttgtaatttagatccaaacaaaattcagggacTTTGTACGAGACAatcatacctttcatttgaatcttagtgtgtgagaaccggttcagccgtctctgagaaaagttagtacacttGTTTTAATTTCccagttattccggaaccggaactcggattcggataaaattcggGGTCTTTGTATGGAAttacaagacctttaatttgaatctacggTTTGAACTTGCGAtaggacgaactgagtcgaatggtataggacaATCGGCCCTCAGGGTTCGAAAATcgcttttcacagtgattgcataacctttctatttgagaaaggcaaacaaaaaaaacatactCAGCTTCATCTATCAACATTGGGTGCGccaaaaagtgaaaatatttacTCAATCTAATTTGGCCGGTGCGTTATAGTTTTTGGATCGGTTCCAGCTCTCCCGGGCCGTGTGATGTATGTAGGTATTCGTTCAGTTTTATTGTGCCATCAGACCCGGTCGGCGAAAGATCGATCCGTTGACGTTTTCGGGCTAGTGCTGGGATGCCGGTCCGTTTGTTTTCGAGAGTTGTATTGTGTCTTGCAAAAATATCGTAGAATTGAAAGACCGAAACGAAGTGCCAACTGGGTTACTCGGACTGAGCGTGTagtaaatatattattttagaAAACAGTCAAACAGAGCAAAAAAGTTAAAAGTGAAAATGTGTTGAAAGATGCAAGAGATTACGTTCTTCGGTGAGCATGTGTTCGTTGTTGAACGAGGTGCCAATTCACTCTTTTCGATAAGTCAAGGCCTACTCATTCTACCTCACCAGCCAAGAATTTAACTTGTTGGAGGGTTGTCGTTTGGCTTGGCACACTTAGTTTATGGGAGAAATGTCATCTTAGAGGAAGAGGAAATTGAGAAGTTTGTGTTTACTTCGAAACATTAAAGAGTTTCTGTTACCCATCCACTAACTTTTAAATGAAGTTCATTCCCAACGAAACGTTTGCGTTAAGTTTTCGAGGTCGAAGAAAGGTACAAGGACGCCGTCCCTTTGCCAGTGAAAATGTTGGCAAAGTATCCGCTTGAATGATGTTTTACCACTTTCCCGGCAGTAGTCGGTAGTCTCGTCCTCGAATGAATGGAAATTGAAAGCTTTCCTGTTATACTTATGTCTGTTTTATTTTCCACGCTTGTTCTAACATCCAACAGAGTACCACCCACCCCCTCACCCCCTCCTAGCTAACATGGCTGAACAGTGTCACCAGAGTGGGGCTCGGCTGTCTGTTATGTTTGAGTGAAGTGAAGAGGTTATGTAGAGGCTTGTACTCGCGGTTAAGTAGGTAGAAAACGTTAATCGTGTTATTTTTCCCCGTGCAGAACGGTTTTATGAGGGTGTGTACGGCCATTGGAGCGTCATTTTTATAGGAATTCCGGGAAGACAGCAAAGGAATGTAGAACCCTGCAGATCCTTATGGCGTGAACTATCATTTAGCGATGGAGTATATACTTAAGTTCAATGGTTTTTCAACGGAGTCCCTTCTACGAAAGTGTTCATTATGTTTGAGGAAATAAAAAGTGTTGTCTGGGAACAAATATTTACCTTTTCGTtgttcggaaatctcatgttaAGAATAGTTTATTTGGTTGAGTGCCTTAGCAGAAGGTTTGAGTCAGCAAAAAACTCCGAAAACCCCACCCAAATGCTACAATTTATGTAGTAGAATTTAAAGAACAGATTTTCGCTTATGATGGTAAAAGTTATCTAACTAACAATggaagaaaacagaaaaaaaattaacaaaagaaaattaaaaaaagtgttGTACTTCCATTTCGCTATGGCGATGATTTTGCAACAAACTGCCCTTTTTAGGGCAATCAATTTTCACAGTGAAACCAAATAAGGGGTAATCTGTTTCATGTAGTTTGCCTTGAGCATTGCTAAGGCAGCTCATGAAACGTAACGAATTTAAACGAACTTTCTGCGATAAGGAATGGAAAATGTCAGCAATATTTCTAAAGCTGTCAATTGAATCGAAGAAGTGCCACTTGGAATTGCTATCGAAATCACTGAGTTTTATACTAAAAacatgattaatccacctagcagtgagatgatacctttttttttatcaatccgcatgtgttttttgcatgaatattcctcGGTGGTTTGGTTCTCATGACAATATTTTAatctcgaaactgcaaatcgtatcgaatttcaatcttaacgtgtgacagtccattgaacattccatgagatgtcgaagtaagtttcactttagagtctttcgtcattatttatggtactttcagagccggtattcaggaactagcctaacccaaaatgattcgtatggccataagttAATACGCCaaataatttacatcttctatatcggtatgaactttaaaaactcatcatcctgtaattccagaatcggataaaattcaccaatttatgggaccataagtctttcaatttgaatttttgtttttgaagttcgattaggcctttttgagaaaatgattgagctttgagaaacgattcgacactggaaccggaattctaaaatcggtgtagcagaaatcagttaaattcatctgaggagtgtgtagacatctttgagaaattgtagtgcgcatTAAATTTCTggctaccttccgaatcgaaaactgaataccgcttaagctgaaataaatttatttggtaatcgactatccaaatctgccaacccgataaacctgattatttatgtgaaatggacatttttatactaatcactctgtatctcctaaaccagaagtcggatctgactaaaaagtaagatgttttataggatgttTAGACCTCTCGTTTGAATCATagttgattcttagatttcatttgaatcttagatcggttcagccatcaacgagaaaaatgagttgcattattttaattttgtttcacatatcatcctgtacttccggaaccagaagtcggatccaaacataattcaggaaccttgtttgggagtatactacttttcatatgaattctagtttgtagaaaacggtttagtcatctccgagaaaattgagtgaaattatttgtcaaacacacatttgctgatttcgacgaactgattcgaatgggagttatgttcttccagcatttattactgtaagtagcttaaagcaaaataaaaattacacgATATGAAACGGTTATAGTGTGAGAAAAGCATAAAATATTTTGCAAGCCTCTGCAAGGACCTAACGAATACAATTGATTTGTAGCAGCAATTAATCTTACTTAAAAGCAACAGCGTTTTAGTTGTGAGCTGATGGGTTGAATGAATGTCTGTTGAAATAACATGCAATACGATCCATAAGTTAACGACCACAAATGTATTTCTGGAAGATTTAAGCTTCTCCTATAAAAGCCTTCGGAACAGATCTCATCTGTGTCTTCGGAAAGCAGTAAGACGCAGTTTAGCTCGATCGTTCGCCCGAAGATGGTACTGAGCCAGTTGGTGTTTCTTTCTGTCTTATCTTTGCTGGGAGGTGTCTCCAGCTTGGAAACTAACGTTACTTCTTCTTCTGCATTCGGATACGAATTGACGATGACCGGATTGGATGCGATCAATTTTAGGTAAgttattttgattggttaatatAATTAACGAAACAATACATTTGGTTTTCCAGTATGCAAAAAGATCATCTCCGTTCGCAGGAATACTTTCAAACTCTCAGCTCAGAAATTGAACTGCTTCGGCGATACATCGAAAAAATCGAAGCTATCGTCATTCGGCAGACCGCTCTTGTCAGTGATCTTCACAGGCAGCTGAAAAATGTGGCCAATGTGGTGAAAACGGTTGAAATCATCCCAAACATTCAGAGTGACTTACAAATGCAGTCCATCAACATCTCGCAGTTACTCAAAGATTCGAGGTTTTTTAGATTCATCCAGATATTACTGTTGGCTGCCGACAACCGActttatttttttcagcaaCATTTATAAAATTCAACAAACTTTACCCACTACGAAAATGTTGAACGATTTCGTTCTTCAACTGACCGCCGATCGATTCCGAACTGCGTCGGCAGAATCTAGTCGGCCATTTCATCTTCTGCAATCGGCGAATTTACCACAGTCTTGTGCAGAGGTGGCGGATCGTCGATCGGGGGTCAATCGAATACATCCCCAGGCTGGATTTAGTGATTCTTTCGAAGCGTATTGCGATCAGGACTACGAAGGCGGTGGTTGGACCGTGATTCAGAATCGTTACGATGGTTCGGTAAATTTCTATCGTGGATGGAGCGAATATGAAAACGGGTTTGGTGATCTGAGAGGAGAGTTTTGGCTTGGACTGCAGAAGATCCATGAACTGACCGGTGCCAAACATCACGAGCTGCACGTTCTGATGGAGGATTCCGACGGGAAGATTGTGGTGGCGAAATACAGTCACATTCTGGTAGGAGGAGTTGGGGAAAAATATGCTCTGAACAGTTTAGGAAACTACAGCGGTAATGCCGGAGATTCACTTAGCTGGGCGGTGACGATGAAATTTTCGACACTGGATTCTGATAACGATAGTCACCCTCCTGATAACTGTGCGGTGATCTACAAAGGCGGATGGTGGTACGGAGCTTGTCACGAGAGGTATGTCTTTTATGAGCGTAATATAACTTATTTGAATTTACACAGACTTTTACAGCAATTTGAACGGACTGTATCTGGGAGGTCCACAAGAAGCTTACGCAACGATGATGTGCTGGGCGGCTTTCCGAGGACTCAAATATGGCCTGAAACGTTCGCGCATGATGATTAAAGCAACATCGTCCTAATTTTCGGTATTTTGTTGCTCATGACCCAGCCCATAATCATATACTCATaacgaaatatttattttagtGTCCGTTACGGAGATttatagcctgttcgcactacaccgggacgaccgggacggaaccgtccgggactatccgggacgtttttttcctcatcggcgatgactgagctgccggcgtgtgcatgtattggaatcccggacccgggataaaatccatttgcttgccaccgatattcctcaccgagtttttcgcaccatgCCGACAGGCCACACAGAAAGAGAGTGAATTGAGAGAGCAAGAGCGAAAGGAAGACCGAAGTGTTCTTGTTCATAGGTAGTTATGCTGATGGCAATTGAAATGAATCTAAATCGtttcattgatatttcttagcttaatcgattgattgatttagttaatcatcaaaagtccttacaatcgagtaatgtcattataattagccattacattacattttgggatggtgattttttaaatgttgcTACTCATTACATATTGAAATATACTACTGAACCTCGTCTAAGGTCCCCTattgattatgttatcattgaatTAAATAGAAATGTATCATCACAGGTTCATGGATCATTGTACatctattcgaaaaactattttaaatagaataaataaatggtagctcagtcttatttttattgaaaggtTGGTCTGAGGGAACTAGGCTTATTTATATTTACAGTCAAGGAAAATTTCATATATTCGATGAGAAAGTAAACAGCTCTGGACTTAAGAAAAAAGGAAATTAGATGCGCTTTTGCCCCATTCGGCCAAATTTTTCGTTCCGTCAAGTAATCACTgaaagtatttaaactttttcgtaAGCGTTAAAGTGATTagttgaatcattttgaatcatctcttgaaaaaacaaacacttgaatattttttgtttttgaattagggCATCAACAAACGGTTTTATGGAAATAATTAATCCCAGCGACATAACATCCAACTTAAACTATAGTCAtataatacactgaagtctttttttatgcgaatttacgtaccgcataaaaaaaccgcttaaaaaaaatcgcataactctgaaaattcgcataaaaaaaccgcataactctaaaacttcgcataaaaaaagaccgcagaagggcaaaccgcataactctgaaaattcgcataaaaaaaaccgcataactctgaaacttcgcataaaaaaaaccgcataactctgaaaattcgcataaaaaaagtcgcgtaaaaaaaaccgcataaaaaaagaccgcataaaaaaagacctcagtgtatatggAAGCCCCCCAAAAGCTTTTTTCCAACTTTAAATAAATAAGTATCCGTTTCTTCTTGTCTGTAAGTTGTTTATTGATTCTTTTTGCCATggtactgctccagcctcagaaTTGAAGTAATTCTTATAGATTTCTCGCACTTGGAAAGAAGATTTTGACGAATTTCCACCTCGTTTAGATAACTGTGCGAGCTCTAAATGATGCTGATGGGATGGCCCTTCTCCACTGTGCACATCTTGCATGCCATCATACTTACGGATAAAATTGTGCAGTTTGCATGTGGCAAGCATGATTCACAATTCTAAACATCTGTGTTAGGATACAAAAAGCATTTTCAGATGATCTGCTGGCGCGACTCAACCGGTAGTTGAAAATCCGTTTTTGATTGTTCAGATCTTGTCCTGGATATGGTCTCATAAGATATGTTTTCAACGGGAACGTCTCGTCTCCAACAATCACATGAGGTATCGGTTCCAGGTAAGATAGAATCTGATGGCACTGACAGATTGTTGTTTTCTAGTGCATGTCCTAAATTAGAATTTGCGAAAATCCCGCCATCACTATCTCTTCCTTTGGCCCCAAAACGTCCACTGCCAAGAAGTTGCATTTTGCGTCTCCTAAAGCTAACAACACTATTGAGAATCTACCTTTATAAACATTTgagggttttgttggtttgtgcaaaaagcacatattttgtttctaacgAATGACGGCTTATCACATTCTACGACGGCCAGTGATAAGCCGTCATTcttttacgcctgagacgtcagaaataatatagcacttgtgcaatattatttgagggttgcataagtagtgccaactttgcgtctgcttagcggtttaagttgaactgctaggcactagatggcagttcaatttgaactacctTTATAGTTATAAAATTCTGTGCCACTATTAGGAGGctttttgataaaaatgtgctcatttaggggttagccaaattttgtgctagggcacataaccgtttttattatttttacgtttcgtctttgactcatcagtgcagagcagttcaaattgaactgcttagtgctaaactcagcagttcaatttgaaccgctaagcagacgtaaagtttctgctatttacactttgttttgcaacgaagtgcaatgtcaagcaataattttttttaaattgtagttggtttcttttgccatgggttagtatatggaattcgtataaatttacgttctatttctttttgtacaaagccattgaaataatttaaaattttcgtgttgtcacaaaatttattttattaattgaaacaaattctacgtctctttgaaacagatgaaatcaaaacggattccaatattttcactttgatttgcagaaacgttggaacgcaatatatattagaaattttgaaatttccgatctactaccgattttttgagattttacggaaaacctaaaacaaaaaaatctaattttagtagttatcaattccgtttgggttgtgcataaaaattgtttagatcttttgtccaatacaaaaacataattatttttagagtttaggtatatttaccaaaatttttaagattttcagtgaattccaagtttcagttttatttgtaaattttgttaataataaattttcaactaaaataataaaaaaatatatgtcataatttttttttcagatatattttattaaggcacaatctGTTACAGTTTAtgatgccaagggcttgtccCTGTGGGTCCTCAGGAAACACTCTTGTATCTTTGAAGATC
This genomic window contains:
- the LOC131431953 gene encoding microfibril-associated glycoprotein 4-like: MVLSQLVFLSVLSLLGGVSSLETNVTSSSAFGYELTMTGLDAINFSMQKDHLRSQEYFQTLSSEIELLRRYIEKIEAIVIRQTALVSDLHRQLKNVANVVKTVEIIPNIQSDLQMQSINISQLLKDSSNIYKIQQTLPTTKMLNDFVLQLTADRFRTASAESSRPFHLLQSANLPQSCAEVADRRSGVNRIHPQAGFSDSFEAYCDQDYEGGGWTVIQNRYDGSVNFYRGWSEYENGFGDLRGEFWLGLQKIHELTGAKHHELHVLMEDSDGKIVVAKYSHILVGGVGEKYALNSLGNYSGNAGDSLSWAVTMKFSTLDSDNDSHPPDNCAVIYKGGWWYGACHESNLNGLYLGGPQEAYATMMCWAAFRGLKYGLKRSRMMIKATSS